The following are from one region of the Candidatus Binatia bacterium genome:
- a CDS encoding phosphodiester glycosidase family protein, producing MIGTLAGAVGVLLLAATPHPVASPWRTIQPGVEYARFDLPNALNIGEGRLHVVRIDPRVARLEAALASEHGGGPRAAADWCREQRLAVAINMGMYQSDGVTNVGYLRSGSRANNGTWNAYRSVLFLRPRQGGHPTALWVDRDSDTGAPRGAGDYGLVVQNLRLIRNPGRSVWQPTGKRWSEAAVGMDAGGRLLFLFARCPLSMAEFNRAVLAAPLHLTRAMHVEGGPEASLSIHAGGIDLDLCGSYETGFHEDDSNHRQWPIPNVLGVKRVP from the coding sequence GTGATCGGCACTCTGGCCGGAGCGGTCGGTGTCCTTTTGTTGGCCGCGACACCTCACCCCGTTGCATCCCCATGGCGAACCATCCAACCTGGCGTCGAGTACGCGCGGTTTGACCTGCCGAACGCTCTCAACATCGGAGAGGGCCGGCTCCATGTCGTACGCATCGACCCGCGGGTCGCGCGACTCGAGGCGGCGCTCGCCTCGGAGCACGGTGGCGGACCGCGCGCGGCCGCCGACTGGTGCCGGGAACAGCGGCTTGCGGTCGCGATCAACATGGGCATGTATCAGTCGGACGGCGTGACGAACGTCGGCTACCTTCGCTCGGGCTCCCGCGCGAACAACGGCACCTGGAACGCGTACCGCTCGGTTCTCTTCCTCCGGCCGCGACAGGGCGGCCATCCGACGGCCCTGTGGGTCGATCGCGATTCGGACACCGGAGCGCCGCGTGGAGCGGGCGACTATGGACTCGTCGTTCAGAACCTCCGGCTCATCCGAAATCCGGGGCGAAGCGTGTGGCAGCCCACCGGCAAGCGATGGAGCGAAGCCGCCGTGGGCATGGATGCGGGCGGGCGGCTCCTCTTCCTCTTCGCGCGCTGCCCGCTCTCGATGGCCGAGTTCAACCGCGCCGTCCTGGCCGCCCCGCTTCACCTGACGCGGGCGATGCATGTCGAAGGAGGGCCCGAAGCATCCCTTTCCATCCACGCTGGGGGCATCGACCTGGATCTCTGCGGGAGCTATGAGACCGGGTTTCATGAGGACGATTCCAACCACCGGCAGTGGCCGATCCCGAACGTGCTGGGCGTGAAGCGCGTGCCATAG
- a CDS encoding STAS domain-containing protein, whose protein sequence is MALIVRNQNGITILTPSGMLLGGKETDEFEEKITELDKAGDRMLALDMSQTTFMTSIAIAAVVRAHISYSKRGAQVKICGLDKHIRHIFAITKLDCVFRENLHDTLEQGLAGFRGIAPGPAGAEAPRTASPAIPRTASAA, encoded by the coding sequence ATGGCACTCATCGTTCGAAATCAAAACGGAATCACGATCCTGACCCCCTCCGGGATGCTTCTGGGGGGCAAGGAGACCGACGAGTTCGAGGAGAAGATCACCGAGCTGGACAAGGCCGGAGACCGGATGCTGGCGCTGGACATGAGCCAGACGACCTTCATGACCAGCATCGCCATCGCCGCGGTCGTCCGCGCGCACATCAGCTACTCCAAGCGCGGCGCGCAGGTCAAGATCTGCGGACTGGACAAGCACATCCGCCACATCTTCGCGATCACCAAGCTCGACTGCGTCTTCCGGGAGAACCTGCACGACACGCTGGAGCAGGGGCTGGCGGGTTTTCGGGGAATCGCGCCGGGGCCGGCTGGGGCGGAGGCGCCACGCACCGCTTCGCCGGCGATCCCGCGCACCGCTTCGGCGGCCTAG